Sequence from the Maribellus comscasis genome:
TGCGCGACCTCGAAATATGGGAAATGGAAAAACCTAAAAAATTAATCCATGAGTTATGAAAATTAAAATTCATCATTTTTTTGATATCATTCGTGATTTTGGCATCGCCAAGGAATTTAATCCGCATCCGTATAAACATTCCTATCATAAAGTAGCGGAAATAGTCTGGCAGCATCCTGAAACAGAAGTTGAGATTGTAGTTGGAGCCGACGGTGTTTGCGAAGGGTGTATTCATTTGGTGGAAACTTCATGCAACGATATAATTACTCACCGGAAAGATTTTACGCTGAAAGAGGAGTTTAATAATTATTTGGATTCCCGGATTATTGAAGTTTGCGGAATTGATGTTTCAAAAAAATACAGTTTTAAATCGCTGCTACAGTTTTCAGAAGAATATGTCGAAAATATGAAGTTCATATACGAGGGGAACGACATTGCACACACGGCAAAGCGAAAAGAGAATGTGCAAAAAGGGCTGAAAATTTATTCAGCTAAAGTGCTGTAATCAAAGTTGAAACATCTCTTCCCAGA
This genomic interval carries:
- a CDS encoding DUF1284 domain-containing protein, producing the protein MKIKIHHFFDIIRDFGIAKEFNPHPYKHSYHKVAEIVWQHPETEVEIVVGADGVCEGCIHLVETSCNDIITHRKDFTLKEEFNNYLDSRIIEVCGIDVSKKYSFKSLLQFSEEYVENMKFIYEGNDIAHTAKRKENVQKGLKIYSAKVL